Proteins encoded in a region of the Ignavibacteriota bacterium genome:
- a CDS encoding ABC transporter permease, whose translation MRLLLRMAWRNLWRNRRRTLLTLFAVFFATMLCVVQRGMDVGNDAANIAFAIDLYPAALQVQHAKYLDAPSLRRSLRLDPLMLRAIETHAAVRAATPRIEGNGLVAYKDHSMGVALFGVDPAREARTSTLFSRFRPPLADASWRQGDIVVGRTLLENLGARIGDSVVVLAQGYDGALGNLRFRIGSTFRTGSTELDGAGLFLRLEDAQMLLAMEGRATAIAVAARDLDDIDDTEAAVSATIAPDTTLAAVRWNRIIPDVQQAAELNETGGLLFLSILVLVVGFGILNTILMSVTERFREFGVMLALGMRNSTLAVLVSLEILLILLMAQTGGLVIGYAINAWIIAHPIQLTGDMAVAMEQYGYQPVLTSTVRWSMLREMLVLISTVTLVLASYPVWRVFRLESLKGIRHT comes from the coding sequence ATGCGCCTCCTGCTACGGATGGCCTGGCGCAACCTGTGGCGAAACCGTCGGCGCACACTGCTCACACTTTTCGCCGTGTTTTTTGCAACCATGCTCTGCGTGGTGCAACGCGGCATGGACGTGGGCAACGACGCGGCAAACATCGCTTTCGCGATCGACCTGTATCCCGCGGCCCTGCAGGTTCAACACGCGAAATATCTCGACGCACCCTCGCTGCGCCGTTCGCTGCGGCTGGATCCACTGATGCTGCGGGCGATCGAGACACATGCTGCCGTGCGCGCAGCGACGCCGCGCATCGAGGGCAATGGACTCGTCGCGTACAAAGACCACTCCATGGGTGTCGCGCTCTTTGGAGTGGATCCTGCGCGCGAGGCGCGGACGAGCACACTGTTCTCGCGCTTCCGTCCTCCACTCGCGGATGCGTCTTGGCGGCAGGGCGATATCGTCGTCGGTCGCACCTTGCTCGAAAATCTCGGGGCGCGTATCGGCGATAGCGTCGTGGTGCTTGCACAGGGGTACGACGGGGCGCTGGGCAACCTCCGCTTCCGCATCGGATCCACTTTCCGCACCGGTTCGACGGAACTCGACGGAGCCGGACTGTTCCTCCGCCTGGAAGACGCGCAGATGCTGCTCGCCATGGAAGGCCGCGCGACTGCGATCGCCGTTGCCGCGCGTGATCTCGATGACATCGACGACACCGAAGCGGCCGTGTCTGCAACCATCGCCCCCGACACCACGCTCGCGGCGGTGCGCTGGAACCGCATCATCCCCGACGTGCAGCAGGCGGCGGAATTGAACGAAACGGGAGGTCTGCTCTTTCTCTCGATCCTCGTCCTTGTTGTGGGCTTCGGCATTCTGAACACGATACTGATGTCCGTCACCGAACGCTTCCGTGAATTCGGCGTCATGCTCGCGCTCGGCATGCGCAACAGCACACTCGCCGTGCTGGTCTCCCTCGAAATTCTGCTCATCCTTCTCATGGCGCAGACGGGCGGCCTCGTGATAGGATATGCAATCAACGCGTGGATCATCGCTCACCCGATACAACTCACGGGCGACATGGCCGTGGCGATGGAGCAGTACGGCTATCAGCCGGTGCTCACCTCCACCGTGCGCTGGTCGATGCTGCGCGAGATGCTTGTGCTCATCTCGACGGTCACACTCGTCCTCGCCTCGTATCCGGTCTGGCGCGTGTTCCGACTCGAGTCGTTGAAAGGAATACGGCACACATGA
- a CDS encoding ABC transporter permease, giving the protein MLLRIAWRNLWRNKRRSGIVLASVIVGLIAIILDESVVTGFVNQMLENQIGAHVTHVLIHRKGFRENMLVDRTIPDPAALLARLDTMHGVKAFDTRVVSFGLASSAENSSGAMIVGVGPREDELTTIASSIVEGQYVDADGGGILIGKKLAEKLNVTLGEKIVLMASARDGSVANAMYRVCGLYSSFSSEFEKTYVYITRGDAQAMLGIGDAVHEIAVRVEDPSRVASIAAVLRVGTDPRTECLSYEEILPLLVSQVEMYKNMMWFIYLIVGAAMVFGIVNAMLMSVFERIREFGVLLATGMSTGTLFRLVLLEALLLGLVGTALGMGAGLAVYARLAATGLDLAVFAEGMTAWGIGTVITPELSYTTVLRQALVVPLLCMLAALYPAWKAVRLQPVQAISFV; this is encoded by the coding sequence ATGCTACTCCGCATTGCGTGGCGGAATCTCTGGCGGAACAAACGGCGCTCGGGCATCGTGCTTGCCTCGGTGATCGTGGGACTCATCGCCATCATTCTCGACGAAAGCGTCGTAACGGGTTTTGTGAATCAGATGCTCGAGAATCAGATCGGCGCGCATGTCACGCATGTGCTGATCCACCGCAAGGGATTCCGCGAGAACATGCTAGTGGACCGCACCATACCCGATCCGGCTGCACTCCTCGCACGTCTCGACACGATGCACGGTGTCAAGGCGTTCGACACGCGTGTTGTGTCGTTCGGGCTTGCGAGCAGCGCCGAGAATTCGTCGGGCGCGATGATCGTGGGAGTAGGTCCGCGCGAAGATGAACTCACCACCATTGCCTCGAGCATCGTGGAAGGGCAGTATGTTGATGCGGACGGCGGGGGAATTCTGATAGGAAAAAAACTTGCGGAGAAACTGAATGTGACACTCGGCGAGAAGATTGTGCTTATGGCGTCCGCGCGCGATGGATCCGTCGCCAACGCGATGTACCGCGTCTGCGGACTCTATTCCAGCTTCTCATCCGAATTCGAGAAGACCTACGTGTACATCACACGCGGCGACGCACAGGCGATGCTGGGTATCGGGGACGCGGTGCATGAGATCGCGGTGCGTGTGGAGGATCCGTCCCGTGTGGCCTCCATCGCGGCCGTTCTGCGCGTGGGCACGGATCCGCGCACGGAATGTCTTTCGTACGAGGAAATTTTACCTCTGCTGGTCAGTCAGGTCGAGATGTACAAGAACATGATGTGGTTCATCTACCTCATTGTTGGCGCGGCCATGGTATTCGGCATCGTGAACGCGATGCTCATGTCGGTGTTCGAACGCATCCGTGAATTTGGCGTGTTGCTTGCCACGGGCATGAGCACGGGCACGCTGTTTCGCCTTGTGCTGCTCGAGGCACTCCTGCTCGGGCTCGTCGGCACGGCGCTGGGCATGGGGGCCGGACTCGCGGTGTATGCCCGGCTCGCGGCCACGGGACTCGATCTCGCCGTCTTTGCTGAAGGCATGACGGCATGGGGCATTGGCACCGTCATCACGCCCGAGCTGTCGTACACCACCGTGCTGC
- a CDS encoding outer membrane lipoprotein-sorting protein → MKYIVSVMFLLLPLAARAQSAAEIIRKSEDAIKGSSCRGTFSMTVVTPDYTRRMEMESWWVGNDKALIVIRAPKKEAGNKTLKIGNEMWSYLRNTEMTIKIPPSMMLQSWNGSDFTNDDLVRESNLEKDYSQSLTGNVTRDGEECWSVLLLPRPNAPVVWGRIIYIVRKSDYLPSRIEYFDEKKRLMRVMEFADIRPVGKRTIPTKWIMINSAKPGHRTEFEIVKADFDIGIPDRIFSLRELERGN, encoded by the coding sequence ATGAAATACATCGTCAGTGTCATGTTCCTCCTGCTCCCTCTGGCGGCGCGGGCCCAGAGCGCGGCGGAGATCATCCGCAAAAGCGAAGACGCCATCAAGGGCAGCAGTTGCCGCGGCACCTTTTCCATGACGGTCGTGACTCCGGATTACACGCGGCGCATGGAGATGGAGAGCTGGTGGGTGGGCAACGACAAGGCGCTTATCGTGATCCGTGCGCCGAAAAAGGAAGCAGGTAACAAGACGCTGAAAATCGGCAACGAGATGTGGAGCTACCTCCGCAACACCGAAATGACGATCAAAATCCCGCCCTCGATGATGCTGCAATCCTGGAACGGATCCGACTTCACCAACGACGATCTCGTACGCGAATCGAATCTCGAGAAGGACTATTCTCAAAGCCTCACGGGCAACGTAACCCGCGACGGCGAGGAATGCTGGAGCGTGCTCCTCCTGCCGCGCCCGAATGCCCCCGTCGTCTGGGGGCGCATCATCTATATCGTGCGAAAGTCCGATTACCTGCCTTCACGCATCGAATACTTCGATGAAAAAAAGCGGCTGATGCGTGTGATGGAATTTGCAGACATCCGGCCCGTCGGGAAACGGACCATCCCCACAAAGTGGATCATGATAAATTCCGCCAAACCCGGGCACCGCACTGAATTCGAGATCGTAAAAGCCGACTTCGATATCGGCATTCCCGACCGCATCTTCTCGCTGCGCGAACTCGAACGAGGGAATTGA
- a CDS encoding glycoside hydrolase family 92 protein produces the protein MTHTGFVRGIVSRATAVLCVCAAVLCPSVSAQDVLRSVNPFIGTGAHGHTFPGATVPFGMVQLSPDTRVEGWDACGGYHHSDSTILGFSHTHLSGTGVPDYGDVLVLPVAAGTALVPPGGAKPGGGTRAAFRHEDERATPGYYDVTFRDTRVRAELSATLRTGFHRYTFPRGSAAALLVDLQHGLGPDRARGCEFRLVSDTEAVGLRRSAGWAKDQQVFFVMRFSRPVVAAVMTDFEHESDTRALTAEKGLRARLEFRAADGAPLLVKVALSGVDVDGARKNLEAENPGWDFNATREAAAAAWRKELRKIEITGGSETQRAVFYTALYHSMVAPNVWSDIDGRYRGMDGKVYTAEGWTMYTVFSLWDTFRALHPLLSIIDRARTRDFVRSMVAKGREARVLPVWELAANETWCMIGYHSVPVIVDAAMKGITDFDMQTALALMKQGATADRFGLRSYNRYGFIPGDDEGESVSKTLEYAYDDWCISAFAQSLGFEKDAAEYARRAQGWKHLFDPGTGFMRPRINGGWAAPFDPSAVTNHYTEANPWQYSFFVPQDVDGLIRAFGGDAAFVRKLDTLFTTASSLAGREQSDITGMIGQYAQGNEPSHHAAYLYAYAGEPRRTQQLARKIMDSLFHNTPEGICGNDDCGQMSAWYVMSALGVYQVCPGRTEYVLGSPLFPEARINLENGRTFTMRMESKNHVVRRRTLNGQEYAQWYLDHAAIEAGGTFVCSDAGNDDEGLAAPRATRPHSSMQNDALIAPAIVASAASFRDSLSVTVANYSDGAELLVATVENPGPADYTPYRGPITLRSDAVISAYTQKDGRRSGVVRGVFTRHVPAGTVRINTPYQAHYAAGGDQALVDGVRGRADFRLGGWQGWEENDLDVTLDLGARAVITAVGLSCVQDHNAWIFFPRSVTFAFSTDGVHFNNERTVMNTVPEEKEGALMKIFEMSGTVGARYVRVTAKNVGRCPAWHKGAGGKAWIFADEIIISKRKQ, from the coding sequence ATGACACACACGGGATTTGTCCGAGGCATCGTATCGCGCGCCACTGCTGTGCTGTGTGTGTGTGCGGCAGTGTTGTGTCCGTCGGTTTCGGCGCAGGACGTGCTCCGCTCCGTCAATCCGTTTATCGGAACAGGCGCGCACGGCCACACCTTTCCCGGAGCAACCGTGCCCTTCGGGATGGTGCAGCTCTCGCCGGATACACGCGTCGAGGGCTGGGATGCCTGCGGCGGCTACCACCATTCCGACAGCACGATACTCGGTTTCAGCCACACGCATCTGTCCGGCACCGGCGTGCCTGATTACGGCGACGTGCTCGTGCTGCCCGTGGCCGCGGGCACGGCGCTTGTGCCTCCGGGCGGCGCAAAACCGGGAGGCGGCACACGCGCGGCTTTCCGGCATGAAGACGAAAGGGCGACGCCGGGATATTACGACGTGACCTTCCGCGACACCCGCGTGCGCGCCGAACTCAGCGCAACTCTGCGCACGGGCTTTCACCGCTACACGTTTCCGCGCGGAAGCGCCGCGGCGCTGCTGGTGGACCTGCAGCACGGACTCGGACCCGACCGCGCGCGCGGCTGCGAATTCCGGCTCGTCAGCGATACCGAAGCCGTCGGTCTGCGCCGCTCCGCCGGCTGGGCAAAGGACCAGCAGGTCTTTTTTGTGATGCGTTTCTCGCGGCCCGTGGTGGCTGCGGTCATGACGGATTTTGAACACGAGTCCGACACGCGCGCGCTCACGGCGGAGAAGGGTCTGCGCGCCCGCCTCGAATTTCGCGCTGCCGACGGCGCGCCGTTGCTTGTCAAGGTGGCGCTGTCGGGGGTGGACGTGGACGGCGCGCGGAAAAATCTCGAGGCCGAAAATCCGGGATGGGATTTCAATGCTACGCGCGAGGCCGCCGCTGCCGCCTGGCGGAAAGAACTGCGCAAGATCGAGATCACGGGAGGGAGCGAGACGCAGCGCGCGGTGTTCTACACGGCGCTGTATCATTCGATGGTCGCTCCGAATGTGTGGAGCGATATCGACGGACGCTACCGCGGCATGGACGGCAAAGTGTACACAGCCGAGGGATGGACCATGTACACCGTGTTTTCGCTGTGGGATACGTTCCGTGCCCTGCATCCGCTGCTGTCCATCATCGACCGCGCGCGCACGCGCGACTTTGTGCGGTCCATGGTGGCGAAGGGCCGCGAGGCGCGTGTGCTTCCCGTGTGGGAACTCGCAGCGAACGAGACCTGGTGTATGATCGGCTATCACTCCGTGCCCGTGATTGTCGACGCGGCGATGAAGGGCATCACCGACTTCGACATGCAGACGGCGCTCGCGCTGATGAAACAGGGCGCCACGGCTGATCGTTTCGGATTGCGTTCCTATAACAGGTACGGCTTCATCCCCGGCGACGACGAGGGCGAATCCGTGTCGAAGACCCTCGAATACGCATACGACGACTGGTGTATATCGGCCTTCGCGCAGTCGCTCGGTTTTGAAAAGGACGCTGCCGAATACGCGCGCCGCGCGCAGGGGTGGAAACATCTGTTCGATCCGGGCACAGGATTCATGCGCCCGCGCATAAACGGCGGCTGGGCTGCGCCGTTTGATCCGTCCGCCGTGACGAATCATTACACCGAGGCGAATCCCTGGCAGTATTCGTTTTTTGTGCCGCAGGATGTGGATGGATTGATACGGGCTTTTGGCGGTGATGCGGCCTTTGTGCGGAAACTCGACACACTGTTCACCACCGCCTCGTCGCTCGCGGGCAGGGAACAGAGCGACATCACGGGCATGATAGGGCAGTACGCGCAGGGCAACGAACCGAGCCATCACGCGGCCTATCTCTATGCCTATGCCGGCGAGCCGCGTCGCACGCAGCAGCTCGCGCGCAAGATCATGGACTCGCTGTTCCACAACACGCCCGAGGGCATCTGCGGCAACGACGACTGCGGACAAATGTCGGCATGGTATGTCATGAGTGCGCTCGGTGTGTACCAGGTGTGTCCCGGCCGCACGGAATACGTGCTCGGTTCTCCGCTGTTCCCCGAGGCGCGTATCAATCTCGAGAACGGCCGCACTTTCACGATGCGCATGGAATCGAAGAACCATGTCGTGCGGCGGCGCACCTTGAACGGACAAGAGTATGCACAGTGGTATCTCGATCACGCGGCCATCGAGGCGGGCGGCACCTTTGTGTGCAGCGATGCGGGCAACGACGACGAGGGCCTCGCGGCGCCACGTGCAACGCGTCCGCACTCCTCGATGCAGAACGACGCGTTGATCGCGCCCGCCATCGTCGCGAGCGCAGCGTCCTTTCGCGACAGTCTGTCAGTCACCGTGGCGAATTACAGCGACGGGGCAGAACTACTCGTGGCGACTGTTGAAAACCCAGGTCCGGCCGATTACACCCCGTATCGCGGACCGATCACACTCCGTTCCGACGCGGTGATCAGCGCGTACACGCAGAAGGACGGGCGGCGCAGCGGCGTTGTGCGCGGGGTGTTCACGCGGCATGTGCCCGCGGGCACGGTGCGAATCAACACGCCGTATCAAGCGCATTATGCGGCCGGGGGCGACCAGGCCCTCGTCGACGGCGTGCGCGGCAGGGCCGATTTCCGCCTCGGCGGCTGGCAGGGCTGGGAGGAAAACGATCTCGATGTGACGCTCGATCTCGGCGCGCGCGCCGTGATAACCGCCGTGGGGCTCAGTTGTGTGCAGGATCACAACGCGTGGATCTTTTTCCCTCGTTCGGTGACCTTCGCGTTTTCGACCGACGGTGTGCACTTCAACAACGAACGCACCGTGATGAACACCGTACCCGAGGAGAAGGAAGGCGCGCTGATGAAGATCTTCGAGATGTCGGGAACGGTCGGCGCGCGGTATGTGCGTGTCACGGCGAAAAACGTGGGACGCTGCCCCGCGTGGCACAAAGGTGCGGGCGGCAAGGCCTGGATTTTTGCGGACGAGATCATCATTTCGAAACGGAAGCAGTGA
- a CDS encoding family 20 glycosylhydrolase: MKSYTRLTHCILLLATAAPALLGQNPILERIVPRPVELGFTQQSFTFDEHTTVLYSLRTPENVPPGISDFVIRMRERLPVASAGAALNLANTTEELRGAWTIERDSTDTRLGLEGYRLNVHPTNIELKAATWAGVFRGMQTVLQLLPPEFDTSTVRRRWTIPCVSIVDTPRFSWRGMHLDVGRHMFPVSFIKKYIDLLALYKFNTFHWHLTEDQGWRIEIKKYPKLTSVGAWRGETMGDGTRYGGFYTQKEIREVVEYAAQRFITVVPEIEMPGHSVAALAAYPELACTRGPFAVSTRWGVEDDVLCAGNDKVFTFLENVLSEVLALFPSKFIHIGGDECPKVRWKACAKCQARMKQHGLATEHELQSWFIQRVEKFLNSKGRRIIGWDEILEGGLAPNAAVMSWRGVAGGIEAAKAGHDVVMTPTSHCYFDYAQGRSGEPTKAGGYIPADTVYMFEPVPAALTPDEARHVLGAQGNLWTEWIPDEKTAEYMVLPRLCALAEVLWSPKQGRSLESFHRRMAPQYARFVARGLNYRVPNPIGPEGRTVIFGDTVAEFRSPVPGADIRFTRDGSDVTAESERYQSPIPVSGSTTLSARLFMPDGRNSTPTQSWFYTVDRARNGVKYAYYEGSWTSLPDFSQLTPARTGHIYDLDKRLVPTRADEYGIRFSGSLDIPATGSYTFFLVSDDGSRFSIGDAALIDNDGLHGSRERSGTVRLAKGLHPFTLDYFESGGDERLELWMQAADLVDDSTPDAHGVHLGPASGKHPIDPSMLVDTTKFIDAPMPGVMGLPDSPKVLPKERRP; this comes from the coding sequence ATGAAATCGTACACGCGCCTCACGCACTGCATACTCCTTCTTGCGACGGCGGCTCCCGCGTTGTTGGGACAGAATCCCATCCTCGAGCGTATCGTGCCACGGCCCGTCGAGCTTGGGTTCACACAGCAGTCCTTCACCTTCGACGAGCACACCACCGTGCTCTACTCACTGCGCACGCCCGAGAATGTGCCTCCAGGGATTTCCGATTTTGTGATCCGGATGCGCGAGCGCCTGCCCGTGGCTTCCGCCGGGGCGGCGCTGAATCTCGCCAACACCACCGAGGAATTGCGCGGCGCCTGGACCATCGAGCGCGATTCGACGGACACACGGCTCGGCCTAGAGGGATACCGGCTCAACGTGCATCCGACAAACATCGAACTGAAGGCCGCGACCTGGGCGGGTGTCTTCCGCGGCATGCAGACGGTGCTGCAACTGCTTCCGCCGGAATTCGACACCAGTACCGTGCGGCGCCGCTGGACCATTCCCTGCGTTTCCATCGTCGACACGCCTCGTTTCTCGTGGCGCGGTATGCATCTCGACGTGGGCAGGCACATGTTCCCCGTCTCCTTCATCAAGAAGTACATCGACCTGCTTGCCCTCTACAAATTCAACACCTTCCACTGGCATCTGACCGAAGACCAGGGCTGGCGCATCGAAATCAAGAAGTATCCGAAGCTCACCAGCGTGGGAGCATGGCGCGGCGAAACGATGGGCGACGGCACGCGTTACGGCGGATTCTACACGCAGAAGGAAATCCGCGAGGTGGTGGAGTACGCGGCGCAGCGCTTCATCACCGTCGTGCCCGAGATCGAAATGCCCGGACACAGCGTCGCCGCGCTTGCGGCGTATCCCGAACTCGCCTGCACCCGCGGACCCTTCGCGGTCAGTACGCGGTGGGGCGTCGAGGACGATGTGCTCTGCGCGGGCAACGACAAGGTGTTCACCTTCCTCGAAAACGTCCTGTCGGAAGTGCTCGCGCTGTTCCCGTCGAAGTTCATACACATCGGCGGAGACGAATGTCCCAAAGTGCGCTGGAAGGCCTGCGCCAAGTGCCAGGCGCGCATGAAGCAGCATGGACTCGCGACGGAGCACGAACTGCAGAGTTGGTTCATTCAGCGCGTCGAAAAATTCCTCAACAGCAAGGGGCGGCGGATTATCGGGTGGGACGAGATACTCGAGGGAGGTCTTGCGCCCAACGCGGCGGTGATGTCGTGGCGCGGCGTCGCGGGCGGAATCGAGGCGGCCAAAGCGGGCCACGATGTGGTGATGACACCCACATCACACTGTTACTTCGACTACGCGCAGGGGCGCAGCGGCGAGCCCACCAAGGCCGGCGGCTATATTCCCGCCGACACGGTGTACATGTTCGAACCCGTCCCCGCGGCATTAACTCCCGACGAAGCGCGGCACGTGCTCGGCGCGCAGGGCAATCTGTGGACCGAATGGATACCCGACGAGAAGACCGCCGAGTACATGGTGCTGCCGCGCCTGTGCGCGCTGGCCGAAGTCTTGTGGTCGCCGAAGCAGGGCCGTTCGCTCGAGAGTTTCCACCGGCGCATGGCACCGCAGTACGCCCGTTTTGTGGCACGCGGACTCAACTACCGCGTCCCGAATCCCATCGGTCCCGAGGGACGCACAGTGATTTTCGGCGACACCGTGGCCGAGTTCCGTTCGCCCGTGCCCGGGGCCGACATCCGCTTCACACGCGACGGCAGCGACGTGACCGCGGAATCGGAACGTTATCAGAGCCCGATCCCCGTATCCGGAAGCACCACACTTTCGGCGCGGCTTTTTATGCCCGACGGACGGAACAGCACGCCGACACAGAGCTGGTTCTACACCGTCGACCGCGCGCGCAACGGCGTGAAGTATGCATACTACGAGGGGAGCTGGACCTCGCTGCCTGATTTCTCACAGCTCACGCCCGCCCGCACGGGACACATCTACGATCTCGACAAACGGCTCGTTCCCACACGTGCAGACGAGTATGGGATCCGATTCTCCGGATCTCTCGACATCCCCGCGACGGGCAGCTACACGTTTTTCCTCGTCTCCGACGACGGGAGCCGCTTTTCGATTGGCGACGCGGCGCTCATCGACAACGACGGTCTGCACGGCAGCCGCGAGCGCAGCGGCACCGTGCGCCTCGCCAAAGGCCTGCATCCCTTCACCCTCGACTACTTCGAGAGTGGCGGCGACGAGCGGCTCGAACTCTGGATGCAGGCGGCTGATCTGGTCGACGATTCCACACCTGACGCACACGGTGTACATCTCGGACCCGCATCCGGGAAACACCCCATCGATCCGTCCATGCTGGTCGACACCACAAAATTTATTGACGCGCCCATGCCTGGAGTGATGGGCCTGCCCGATTCACCCAAAGTCCTTCCGAAGGAGCGCCGTCCATGA
- a CDS encoding AGE family epimerase/isomerase has product MLLDDIMPFWMRYAPDHEHGGFLHHLDREGRVYSTDKGVWIQCRAVWMLSTLYNTVEKRQEWLDAAASGYDFVTRHAFDEDGRMFFLLTREGVPLRKRRYLFSESFGAIACNAFGRAAGDDAAVERGAAIFRTLLRHHTTPGLLEPKLYPAARDLKSHAMPMIILATAQELREGGRASNHDTIAAASVEEILRDFVKPEIPALLEHVARDGARVDVPAGRLVNPGHAIETSWFLMREARRNGDEALIDRACDILDWSLALGWDDEYGGLFSFVDCDGWPCEQLEWDMKLWWPHTEALYALLLAHHLTGDTRYEEWFERIHEYTMTHFPDPEHGEWFGYLHRDGTVSHTLKGGLWKGPFHVPRALLNLVHLTEEMVG; this is encoded by the coding sequence ATGCTGCTCGACGACATCATGCCGTTTTGGATGCGCTACGCGCCAGACCATGAGCACGGTGGATTTCTGCATCACCTCGACAGGGAAGGGCGTGTGTATTCGACGGACAAGGGCGTGTGGATACAGTGCCGCGCCGTGTGGATGCTCTCGACTTTGTACAACACGGTCGAGAAACGGCAGGAGTGGCTCGATGCCGCGGCATCGGGATACGATTTTGTGACCCGGCACGCCTTCGACGAAGACGGGCGTATGTTTTTCCTGCTGACACGCGAGGGAGTACCGTTGCGCAAGCGCCGCTATCTCTTCAGCGAGTCTTTCGGCGCCATCGCCTGCAACGCCTTCGGCAGGGCCGCGGGCGACGACGCGGCGGTGGAGCGCGGCGCGGCGATATTCCGCACGCTGCTGCGGCATCACACGACGCCCGGACTCCTCGAGCCGAAACTCTATCCCGCGGCGCGCGACCTCAAGTCGCACGCGATGCCGATGATCATTCTGGCGACCGCGCAGGAATTACGCGAGGGAGGTCGTGCCTCCAACCACGACACGATTGCGGCCGCGTCCGTCGAGGAGATATTACGCGACTTCGTCAAACCCGAGATTCCGGCCCTGCTCGAGCACGTGGCGCGCGACGGTGCCCGCGTGGATGTGCCCGCGGGCCGGCTGGTGAATCCGGGTCACGCGATCGAAACGTCGTGGTTCCTCATGCGCGAGGCGCGGCGCAACGGCGACGAGGCGCTGATCGACCGCGCCTGCGACATACTCGACTGGTCGCTCGCACTCGGATGGGACGACGAGTACGGCGGACTCTTCTCGTTTGTGGACTGCGACGGCTGGCCCTGCGAACAGCTCGAGTGGGACATGAAATTATGGTGGCCGCACACCGAGGCCCTGTACGCGCTGCTCCTGGCGCATCATCTCACCGGCGACACGCGTTACGAGGAGTGGTTCGAGCGTATACACGAGTACACCATGACGCATTTCCCCGACCCCGAACACGGCGAGTGGTTCGGCTACCTCCACCGCGACGGCACCGTGTCCCACACGCTGAAGGGCGGCCTCTGGAAGGGTCCCTTCCACGTCCCGCGTGCGCTGCTCAATCTCGTGCACTTGACAGAGGAGATGGTGGGGTAG